Proteins from a single region of Hydra vulgaris chromosome 12, alternate assembly HydraT2T_AEP:
- the LOC100215378 gene encoding V-type proton ATPase 16 kDa proteolipid subunit c isoform X2: MSNTLPANEPTYVAFFGVMGATSAMIFSALGAAYGTAKSGTGIAAMSVMRPELIMKSIIPVVMAGIIAIYGLVVAVLIANGLKSTGYTLFKSFVDLGAGLSVGLSGLAAGFAIGIVGDAGVRGTAQQPRLFVGMILILIFAEVLGLYGLIVALMLTTKS; encoded by the exons ATGTCTAACACATTACCTGCTAATGAACCAACCTATGTTGCTTTTTTTGGTGTTATGGGAGCTACATCTGCCATGATTTTTAGTG ctcTTGGTGCTGCCTATGGAACAGCAAAAAGTGGGACAGGAATTGCAGCTATGAGTGTCATGAGGCCAGAGTTAATTATGAAATCAATTATTCCAGTTGTCATGGCTGGTATTATTGCAATCTATGGGCTAGTAGTAGCAGTATTAATAGCTAATGGAT tgaAGTCGACTGGATACACTTTATTTAA GAGCTTTGTAGATCTTGGTGCTGGTCTAAGTGTTGGTCTAAGTGGTTTAGCTGCAGGATTCGCTATTGGAATTGTTGGCGATGCTGGCGTTCGTGGAACTGCCCAACAACCACGTTTGTTTGTTGGCATGATCCTTATACTCATTTTTGCTGAAGTATTAGGATTGTATGGACTAATTGTTGCTTTAATGTTAACTACTAAATCTTAG